One window from the genome of Actinoplanes teichomyceticus ATCC 31121 encodes:
- a CDS encoding LpqB family beta-propeller domain-containing protein — protein MRPRHAGPIALPVVVTLLALLTGACGIPDATGVSEVGAGPSTGISSGDDSAVTEVAREDVLTDRVQFVANYLKAGAGDVDSAAVRLRKFMSPDAARLFKPTGTDLRVIRLVEAPLNTPGQDLVKLTYEPVGTLDKFGLLEPATESRRDTYEIRVGNLPGRSGLFVTEAPPALLISDDALDQFYEQKTIYFWNTEYTALVPDVRYMPRSTPAEQRPNTIMTWLLNGPAPWLSVADLDEGTAVVGKVPAADNNRLQIPLQALPADDAAQALDRLRRQLQWSLRPLLPGELDLKIGHADAHTYTGDDYLADNPAARLVEDPERFVVYGGRIRRISGSPGSVEPVPVLKSDENRDVVSAALSTSKTHAFAAVVTDGGRQALRVASGELGQQAPLQPITGLPGPLGQPAWAVTADGSAGGAIGLITANGRLYSFPAGRGAARQIPWTGQGTRITSVAVAPDGRRVALVVDGKLYRAALSTGGDTPVLGTPQQLRPADLASVTAVDFNSEGWLTVAGVRAEDRRVTIVDVSIDGALQSPRLSDLGDKPVTALSVYPANPQDASPLSGRSFSRAVCYSAEGKAWEALSTPDQIGADKLAGPAGNQPPGTVPTAPFYLE, from the coding sequence ATGCGTCCCCGGCACGCCGGCCCGATCGCGTTGCCGGTCGTGGTCACCCTCCTGGCGCTGCTGACCGGCGCCTGCGGCATCCCGGACGCGACCGGGGTGAGCGAGGTCGGCGCCGGCCCGTCGACCGGGATCAGCTCCGGCGACGACTCGGCCGTGACCGAGGTCGCCCGGGAGGACGTGCTCACCGACCGCGTCCAGTTCGTCGCGAACTATCTCAAGGCCGGGGCCGGCGACGTCGATTCGGCGGCCGTGCGGCTGCGGAAGTTCATGAGCCCGGACGCGGCCCGCCTGTTCAAGCCGACCGGCACCGACCTGCGGGTGATCCGCCTGGTCGAGGCGCCGTTGAACACTCCGGGTCAGGACCTGGTGAAGCTCACCTACGAGCCGGTCGGCACGCTGGACAAGTTCGGCCTGCTGGAGCCGGCCACCGAGAGCCGCCGCGACACGTACGAGATCCGGGTGGGCAACCTCCCCGGCCGCAGCGGCCTGTTCGTGACCGAGGCGCCCCCCGCCCTGCTGATCAGCGACGACGCGCTCGACCAGTTCTACGAGCAGAAGACCATCTACTTCTGGAACACCGAGTACACCGCGCTGGTGCCGGACGTGCGCTACATGCCCAGATCGACGCCGGCCGAGCAGCGCCCCAACACGATCATGACCTGGCTGCTGAACGGGCCGGCCCCCTGGCTGTCGGTCGCCGACCTGGACGAGGGCACCGCGGTGGTGGGCAAGGTGCCGGCGGCCGACAACAACCGGCTGCAGATCCCGTTGCAGGCGCTACCGGCCGACGACGCCGCGCAGGCGCTCGACCGGTTGCGCCGCCAGCTGCAGTGGTCGCTGCGGCCGCTGCTGCCGGGCGAGCTGGACCTGAAGATCGGCCACGCGGACGCCCACACGTACACCGGCGACGACTACCTGGCCGACAATCCGGCCGCCCGGCTGGTCGAGGACCCGGAACGCTTCGTGGTGTACGGCGGCCGGATCCGCCGGATCTCCGGCTCGCCCGGGTCGGTCGAGCCGGTGCCGGTGCTGAAATCGGACGAGAACCGGGACGTGGTGTCCGCGGCGTTGAGCACCTCGAAGACGCACGCCTTCGCGGCCGTGGTGACCGACGGCGGGCGCCAGGCGCTGCGGGTGGCCTCCGGCGAGCTGGGCCAGCAGGCCCCGCTGCAGCCGATCACCGGCCTGCCCGGCCCGCTCGGGCAGCCGGCCTGGGCGGTCACCGCGGACGGCTCGGCGGGCGGCGCGATCGGCCTGATCACCGCGAACGGCCGGTTGTACTCCTTCCCGGCCGGCCGGGGCGCCGCGCGGCAGATCCCGTGGACCGGCCAGGGCACCCGGATCACGTCGGTGGCGGTGGCCCCGGACGGCCGCCGGGTGGCCCTGGTGGTGGACGGCAAGCTGTACCGCGCGGCGCTGAGCACCGGTGGCGACACGCCGGTGCTCGGCACGCCGCAGCAGCTGCGCCCGGCCGACCTGGCCTCGGTGACCGCGGTGGACTTCAACAGCGAGGGCTGGCTGACCGTGGCCGGGGTGCGCGCCGAGGACCGCCGGGTGACGATCGTGGACGTGTCGATCGACGGCGCGCTGCAGTCGCCGCGGCTGTCCGACCTCGGCGACAAACCGGTGACCGCGCTGAGCGTGTACCCGGCCAATCCGCAGGACGCGAGCCCGCTGAGCGGGCGGTCGTTCTCCCGGGCGGTCTGCTACAGCGCCGAGGGCAAGGCCTGGGAGGCGCTCTCCACGCCGGATCAGATCGGCGCCGACAAACTGGCCGGGCCGGCCGGGAACCAGCCTCCCGGGACCGTGCCGACCGCGCCCTTCTACCTGGAATGA
- a CDS encoding ComF family protein has translation MTGLLGELADLVLPGACAGCGVQRVRLRRGACPACVAELEGLRPYRCAPNPPPPGFPSCVTVGPYGGALRGALLAYKERGRHRLAGPLGALLAGAVAAVAPRDRPVLIVPVPSTRAARRERYGDHMSRLTAHAVRRLRAAGWSARAGQPLRVLPRPDSTSLDAAGRSTAAVNSLRIIPARIGVLRRGDAMRGTLVVADDIVTTGATLAAAVRRLEEADMQVTGAAVLAATQLRRGCPGF, from the coding sequence ATGACCGGCCTGCTGGGGGAGCTCGCCGACCTGGTCCTGCCCGGGGCGTGCGCGGGCTGTGGGGTGCAGCGCGTCCGGCTGCGCCGGGGCGCCTGCCCGGCGTGCGTGGCCGAGCTGGAGGGGCTGCGACCGTACCGTTGCGCCCCGAACCCGCCGCCGCCCGGCTTCCCGTCCTGCGTGACCGTCGGCCCGTACGGCGGGGCGCTGCGGGGCGCGTTGCTGGCGTACAAGGAACGGGGCCGGCACCGCCTCGCCGGGCCGCTCGGCGCGCTGCTGGCCGGCGCGGTGGCCGCGGTCGCGCCGCGCGACCGCCCGGTGCTGATCGTTCCGGTCCCGTCCACCCGCGCGGCGCGCCGGGAGCGCTACGGCGACCACATGTCCCGGCTGACCGCGCACGCGGTGCGCCGGTTGCGGGCCGCGGGCTGGTCCGCCCGGGCCGGGCAGCCGCTGCGGGTTCTGCCGCGGCCTGACTCCACGTCACTGGACGCTGCCGGAAGGTCCACCGCCGCTGTCAATTCGCTGCGAATCATTCCGGCCCGAATCGGCGTTCTGCGGCGCGGCGACGCGATGCGAGGCACGCTGGTGGTAGCGGACGACATCGTCACCACCGGGGCCACGCTGGCCGCGGCGGTACGTCGTCTAGAGGAGGCGGACATGCAGGTCACCGGCGCCGCAGTGCTGGCAGCGACACAACTTCGCCGAGGCTGTCCGGGATTTTGA